Proteins encoded together in one Corallococcus soli window:
- a CDS encoding lytic polysaccharide monooxygenase auxiliary activity family 9 protein → MFPGIQKTLAASLAAVSLLSASLAAAHGSMEVPISRVYGCFKEGPESPRSAACKAVVQAGGTQALYDWNGVRQGAANGRHREILPDGKLCSAANESHKGLDLARTDWPSTLITPDANGKFEFVFHATAVHATGYFQLFATKAGYNPALPLKWSDLEATPFCNVTNVSATNNRYRLNCPFPSGRSGSHVIFAIWQRADSPEAFYACTDVKFSDTPPPPVSWKELGQVQAREDLAKGSKVTFRLFDSAGRDAESWPLLLDAATPAATWVYRLAQQVNAGSSRVQVGVLQTTGSINPAQDALANRVYAKETGYTFQVDIEKPSTGGGTDGGSDGGTGQTAQYKYPVGLSSYTAGTLVEGTDSRLYRCKPFPYSGWCKGVASYYAPGTGIAWADAWELVP, encoded by the coding sequence ATGTTCCCAGGAATCCAGAAGACCCTCGCAGCGTCGCTCGCCGCCGTCTCCCTGCTGTCCGCCAGTCTGGCGGCGGCGCACGGCTCCATGGAAGTGCCCATCAGCCGCGTGTACGGCTGTTTCAAGGAAGGGCCGGAGAGTCCCAGGTCGGCGGCCTGCAAGGCCGTGGTCCAGGCCGGGGGCACGCAGGCGCTGTATGACTGGAACGGCGTCCGGCAGGGCGCCGCCAACGGCCGGCACCGCGAAATCCTCCCCGACGGCAAGCTGTGCAGCGCCGCCAATGAGAGTCACAAGGGGTTGGACCTGGCGCGCACGGACTGGCCGTCCACGCTCATCACCCCGGACGCCAACGGGAAGTTCGAGTTCGTCTTCCACGCCACCGCGGTGCACGCCACGGGCTACTTCCAGCTCTTCGCGACGAAGGCCGGCTACAACCCGGCGCTGCCCCTGAAATGGTCGGACCTGGAGGCCACGCCCTTCTGCAACGTCACGAACGTCTCCGCGACGAACAACCGCTACCGGCTCAACTGCCCCTTCCCGTCCGGCAGGTCCGGCTCCCACGTCATCTTCGCCATCTGGCAGCGCGCGGACAGCCCGGAGGCCTTCTACGCCTGCACCGACGTGAAGTTCAGCGACACGCCGCCCCCGCCGGTGTCCTGGAAGGAGCTGGGCCAGGTGCAGGCCCGTGAGGACCTGGCCAAGGGCAGCAAGGTGACGTTCCGCCTCTTCGACAGCGCGGGCCGCGACGCGGAGTCCTGGCCGCTGCTGCTGGACGCGGCCACCCCGGCGGCCACCTGGGTCTACCGGCTGGCGCAGCAGGTGAACGCCGGCTCCAGCCGCGTGCAGGTGGGCGTGCTCCAGACGACGGGCAGCATCAACCCCGCCCAGGATGCGCTCGCCAACCGCGTGTATGCGAAGGAGACGGGCTACACGTTCCAGGTGGACATCGAGAAGCCTTCCACGGGCGGCGGCACCGATGGTGGCTCCGACGGCGGCACCGGGCAGACGGCCCAGTACAAGTACCCGGTTGGCCTCTCCAGCTACACGGCCGGCACGCTGGTGGAGGGCACGGACTCCCGCCTCTACCGCTGCAAGCCCTTCCCGTACTCCGGCTGGTGCAAGGGTGTGGCGTCCTACTACGCGCCGGGCACGGGCATCGCCTGGGCGGATGCGTGGGAGCTGGTCCCGTAG
- a CDS encoding DUF1592 domain-containing protein produces MARRRRWWSPALLAVSVGLLGACEGQILDAAKPGTKPGPGGGGPNNPPVGVEQPARSVRVARLTHPQWLSSVKELLKLDAAPTALAQGFRADPSQSGFLFDNDARALSVDEALWGAYQRAAADLAGQVATDATKLGKLLPPGTTTDEARAKAFVESFGLRAHRRPLTADEVESYLVLYRKGPTAYATMAPFQAGLRLVLEGFLQSPLFLYRVERSTQAADGKVPLDAYEVASRLSYALWDSMPDEALFTAAREGALGKREGVAEQARRMMKDARARGVVGAYHQVVFDVPRYASIRPNTTRFPNVTAKLAESAAKENALFVEDVVFKREGRFGDLLTSRDTFVNDELARVYGLAGAFTADFVPATLDATQRRGVLTQVGFLASHATSMDPDPIHRGVYLSEHLLCQKIGAPPANIPALPAPNGRTNREVVTSHTEAPGTVCASCHTNLINPLGFPFENFDAVGGFRTTDNGHPVDATSSPFIGGEKVAVRDAVQLSDVLASSQAVHECYARHWVEFLSGRPAADEDSALVSRLGKLSQAGQLSVVDLVVEVVTGVGFVNRHPEELP; encoded by the coding sequence ATGGCGCGACGACGACGATGGTGGAGCCCGGCGCTGCTCGCCGTCTCCGTGGGCCTGCTGGGGGCCTGTGAAGGCCAGATATTGGATGCCGCGAAGCCGGGCACGAAGCCGGGCCCGGGCGGCGGCGGCCCGAACAATCCGCCCGTGGGGGTGGAGCAGCCGGCGCGCTCGGTGCGCGTCGCGCGGCTGACGCACCCGCAGTGGTTGAGCAGCGTGAAGGAGCTGCTGAAGCTGGACGCGGCGCCCACGGCGCTGGCGCAGGGCTTCCGCGCGGATCCATCCCAGAGCGGCTTCCTCTTCGACAACGACGCCCGCGCCCTGTCGGTGGACGAGGCGCTGTGGGGCGCGTACCAGCGCGCGGCGGCGGACCTGGCCGGGCAGGTGGCCACGGACGCGACGAAGCTGGGCAAGCTCCTGCCCCCCGGCACCACCACGGACGAGGCGCGCGCCAAGGCGTTCGTGGAGTCCTTCGGCCTGCGGGCGCACCGCCGGCCGCTGACGGCCGACGAGGTGGAGTCCTACCTGGTCCTGTACCGCAAGGGCCCCACGGCCTACGCGACCATGGCCCCGTTCCAGGCGGGCCTGCGGCTGGTGCTGGAGGGGTTCCTCCAGTCGCCCCTGTTCCTCTACCGCGTGGAGCGGAGCACCCAGGCCGCGGACGGCAAGGTGCCGCTGGACGCCTATGAGGTGGCGTCGCGGCTGAGCTACGCGCTCTGGGACTCCATGCCGGACGAGGCGCTGTTCACCGCCGCCCGCGAGGGCGCGCTGGGCAAGCGCGAGGGCGTGGCGGAGCAGGCGCGGCGGATGATGAAGGACGCGCGGGCGCGCGGCGTGGTGGGGGCCTACCATCAGGTCGTCTTCGACGTGCCCCGCTACGCGAGCATCCGGCCCAACACCACGCGCTTCCCCAACGTCACCGCGAAGCTGGCCGAGTCCGCCGCGAAGGAGAACGCCCTCTTCGTGGAGGACGTCGTCTTCAAGCGGGAGGGCCGCTTCGGCGACCTGCTCACGTCGCGCGACACCTTCGTCAACGACGAGCTGGCGCGCGTCTACGGCCTCGCCGGGGCGTTCACCGCGGACTTCGTGCCGGCGACGCTGGACGCGACGCAGCGCCGGGGCGTGCTCACGCAGGTGGGCTTCCTCGCGTCGCACGCGACGTCCATGGACCCGGACCCCATCCACCGGGGCGTGTACCTGTCGGAGCACCTGCTGTGCCAGAAGATTGGCGCGCCGCCGGCCAACATCCCCGCGCTGCCCGCGCCCAACGGCCGCACCAACCGCGAGGTCGTCACCTCCCACACGGAGGCGCCCGGCACGGTGTGCGCGTCCTGTCACACGAACCTCATCAACCCGCTGGGCTTCCCCTTCGAGAACTTCGACGCCGTGGGCGGCTTCCGCACGACGGACAACGGGCACCCGGTGGACGCCACGTCATCGCCGTTCATCGGCGGGGAGAAGGTCGCGGTGCGCGACGCCGTGCAGCTGTCGGACGTGCTCGCCAGCTCGCAGGCGGTGCACGAGTGCTACGCGCGCCACTGGGTGGAGTTCCTGAGCGGGCGCCCGGCGGCCGACGAGGACTCGGCGCTGGTGTCGCGGCTGGGGAAGCTGTCGCAGGCGGGCCAGCTGTCCGTCGTGGACCTGGTCGTCGAAGTCGTCACGGGCGTGGGCTTCGTGAACCGCCACCCGGAGGAGCTGCCGTGA
- a CDS encoding glycoside hydrolase family 71 protein has translation MSEASQAAVGTSTTLVAAGSVWKYRDTGVDPGAQWKTVAYADAAWAQGAAQLGYGDGDEATVVSYGPNASVRHVTTWFRKTFTVADASRLSAGVLRLLRDDGAIVYLNGTEVFRSNLPSGTVTPTTLAPLTIAGVDETAWLTASIPLGSLVSGTNVLAVEVHQSTLNSSDLGFDLELKATVSSQPTPCFALDMPSLASLRASPKKVFAHYFSPYPLSLDNKDPAVDYYARNYLQPTGENSKFAYCGGLLKQRPLPQPPRAAGVDYERANFEVEVRRASALGLDGFTYDILNHQGAHWTRLLKLLDAASAVDPGFRIVLMPDMTATYQGTDAEAQAAFVNSIASVAAHPATYHLDDGRLLLSPFAADRRTPQWWASALQALAARGIPSALWPVYVSPWAAATTSLKAQVPLYGTSTWGSRTLSGAAGQRTNPGTAHGMGLKWMAPLAVQDSRPKDLIYTEANNSQALLALWDAAIQGGADWVQLITWNDYSEATEFSPSSGTQWAPFDLTAYYTAWFKTGVQPAIARDAVYYFHRNQATTASPDLTKQRAVYQVRNGATPANEIELLAFLTAPATLEIEVAGTVQRKDVGAGIQSFRIPLREGTPRFRAVRGGVTVASVTSASPISNTIVYQDLLYRAGGSLTCDRSAFFP, from the coding sequence GTGTCCGAGGCCTCACAGGCCGCGGTGGGGACCTCCACCACGCTGGTGGCCGCGGGCAGCGTGTGGAAGTACCGGGACACCGGCGTGGATCCGGGCGCGCAGTGGAAGACGGTGGCGTACGCCGACGCGGCGTGGGCGCAGGGGGCCGCGCAGCTGGGCTACGGCGATGGGGACGAGGCGACCGTGGTGTCCTACGGCCCCAATGCCTCCGTCCGCCATGTGACGACGTGGTTTCGCAAGACGTTCACCGTGGCGGATGCGTCGCGATTGAGCGCGGGCGTGCTGCGGCTGCTGCGGGACGACGGCGCCATCGTGTACCTGAACGGCACGGAGGTCTTCCGCTCCAACCTGCCCTCGGGCACGGTGACGCCCACGACGCTGGCGCCCCTGACCATCGCGGGGGTGGATGAGACGGCGTGGTTGACCGCCTCCATTCCGCTGGGCTCGCTCGTGTCGGGCACCAACGTGCTGGCGGTGGAGGTGCACCAGTCCACGCTCAACTCTTCCGACCTGGGCTTCGACCTGGAGCTGAAGGCGACCGTGTCGTCGCAGCCCACGCCGTGCTTCGCGCTGGACATGCCTTCGCTGGCGTCGCTGCGCGCTTCACCCAAGAAGGTCTTCGCGCACTACTTCTCGCCCTATCCGCTGTCGCTCGACAACAAGGACCCGGCGGTCGACTACTACGCGCGCAACTACCTGCAGCCCACGGGGGAGAACTCCAAGTTCGCCTACTGCGGCGGCCTGCTCAAGCAGCGCCCCCTTCCGCAGCCTCCCCGCGCGGCGGGCGTGGACTACGAGCGCGCGAACTTCGAGGTGGAGGTGCGGCGCGCATCGGCGCTGGGCCTGGACGGCTTCACCTACGACATCCTCAACCACCAGGGCGCGCACTGGACGCGGCTGCTCAAGCTGCTGGACGCCGCGAGCGCCGTGGACCCGGGCTTCCGCATCGTGCTGATGCCGGACATGACGGCCACGTACCAGGGCACGGACGCGGAGGCCCAGGCGGCCTTCGTGAACTCCATCGCGTCGGTGGCGGCGCACCCGGCGACGTACCACCTGGACGACGGGCGGCTCCTGCTGTCGCCGTTCGCCGCGGACCGGCGCACGCCGCAGTGGTGGGCCTCCGCGCTCCAGGCCCTGGCCGCGCGCGGCATCCCGTCCGCGCTGTGGCCGGTGTACGTGTCGCCGTGGGCGGCGGCGACGACGAGCCTGAAGGCGCAGGTGCCCCTGTACGGCACGTCCACCTGGGGCTCGCGCACGCTGTCGGGCGCGGCGGGGCAGAGGACGAACCCGGGCACCGCGCACGGCATGGGCCTGAAGTGGATGGCGCCCCTGGCGGTGCAGGACTCGCGGCCCAAGGACCTCATCTACACGGAGGCGAACAACTCCCAGGCGCTGCTCGCGCTGTGGGACGCGGCCATCCAGGGCGGCGCGGACTGGGTGCAGCTCATCACCTGGAATGACTATTCGGAGGCCACGGAGTTCTCGCCGTCCAGCGGCACGCAGTGGGCGCCGTTCGACCTGACGGCCTACTACACGGCGTGGTTCAAGACGGGCGTGCAGCCGGCCATCGCCCGGGACGCGGTGTATTACTTCCACCGGAACCAGGCGACGACCGCGTCTCCGGACCTGACGAAGCAGCGCGCCGTCTACCAGGTGCGCAACGGGGCCACGCCCGCGAACGAGATTGAACTGCTGGCGTTCCTCACCGCGCCCGCGACGCTCGAAATCGAGGTGGCCGGCACCGTGCAGCGCAAGGACGTGGGCGCGGGCATCCAGTCCTTCCGCATCCCGCTGCGGGAAGGCACGCCGCGCTTCCGGGCCGTGCGTGGCGGCGTCACCGTGGCCTCGGTGACGAGCGCGTCCCCCATCAGCAACACCATCGTCTACCAGGACCTGCTCTACCGCGCGGGCGGCAGCCTGACGTGTGACCGGAGCGCGTTCTTCCCCTGA
- a CDS encoding DUF1552 domain-containing protein, which translates to MKLSRRRMLQGLGGAMLGLPVLEGLLPRRAQAAEPGALPFAIFLRQADGVAAAQSTSELGSEPERFWPEPLGNLTTATLAGKSLVELADHRARLLVVRNVNMKDYNYGDGHARGAFQALTARGPAVEGVGGDSEASGESLDHRIGRELNPQKRDSLYLYAGQSGGWLGGPCISHRGSASRRAALHDPWVAYQTMVGGPGGLTPEAREALLVRQKSINDLVSGQLKALQSRPELSRTDHERLDLHLSNVRDLEVALTCRARADEELRLQQQAPGYNSTDGSEVLATVRLHMDIAVLAVACGTTRSVAIQVGNGNDSATRYRDPATGQLMENFHYISHRRTSHDASGGIIAGSDVLHSRVDAQFAQTFNYLLDRLAAYALPDGKKLVDQGVSVWFNDLGNGPAHSARNVPFILAGSCNGYLKQGVAVTASGGGNPNLNKLLNTIGSAVGLRNAAGGPLDDFGDPTMPKGLLTELLA; encoded by the coding sequence GTGAAACTGAGCCGTCGACGCATGTTGCAGGGCCTGGGTGGGGCCATGTTGGGGCTGCCGGTGCTGGAGGGGCTGTTGCCCCGCAGGGCGCAGGCCGCGGAGCCCGGGGCGCTGCCCTTCGCCATCTTCCTGCGCCAGGCGGATGGCGTGGCCGCCGCGCAGAGCACGTCGGAGCTGGGCAGCGAGCCGGAGCGCTTCTGGCCGGAGCCGCTGGGCAACCTGACCACGGCGACGCTCGCGGGCAAGTCGCTGGTGGAGCTGGCCGACCACCGCGCCCGCCTGCTGGTGGTGCGCAACGTCAACATGAAGGACTACAACTACGGGGATGGTCACGCGCGCGGCGCGTTCCAGGCCCTCACCGCGCGTGGCCCCGCCGTGGAGGGCGTGGGCGGCGACTCCGAGGCGTCCGGCGAGTCGCTGGACCACCGCATCGGCCGGGAGCTGAACCCGCAGAAGCGCGACTCGCTCTACCTCTACGCGGGGCAGTCCGGCGGCTGGCTGGGCGGCCCGTGCATCTCCCACCGCGGCAGCGCGTCGCGCCGGGCCGCGCTGCACGACCCGTGGGTGGCCTACCAGACGATGGTGGGCGGCCCCGGGGGCCTCACGCCGGAGGCGCGCGAGGCGCTGCTCGTGCGCCAGAAGAGCATCAACGACCTGGTGTCCGGCCAGCTCAAGGCGCTCCAGTCGCGGCCGGAGCTGAGCCGCACGGACCACGAGCGCCTGGACCTGCACCTGTCCAACGTGCGCGACCTGGAGGTGGCGTTGACCTGCCGCGCCCGCGCGGACGAGGAGCTGCGGCTCCAGCAGCAGGCGCCCGGCTACAACAGCACGGACGGCAGCGAGGTGCTGGCCACGGTGCGCCTGCACATGGACATCGCGGTGCTCGCGGTGGCGTGTGGCACCACGCGCTCGGTGGCCATCCAGGTGGGCAACGGCAACGACAGCGCCACGCGCTACCGGGACCCCGCGACGGGGCAGTTGATGGAGAACTTCCACTACATCTCCCACCGCCGGACGTCGCACGACGCGTCGGGCGGCATCATCGCCGGCTCGGACGTGCTGCACTCGCGGGTGGACGCGCAGTTCGCGCAGACGTTCAACTACCTGCTGGACCGGCTGGCGGCCTATGCCCTGCCGGATGGGAAGAAGCTCGTCGACCAGGGCGTGTCCGTCTGGTTCAACGACCTGGGCAACGGGCCCGCGCACTCGGCGCGCAACGTCCCCTTCATCCTGGCGGGCAGCTGCAATGGCTACCTCAAGCAGGGCGTGGCGGTGACGGCCTCCGGCGGCGGCAACCCCAACCTCAACAAGCTGCTCAACACCATTGGCAGCGCGGTGGGCTTGCGCAACGCGGCGGGTGGCCCCCTGGATGACTTCGGCGACCCGACGATGCCCAAGGGCCTGCTGACGGAGCTGCTGGCCTGA